The Chryseobacterium nakagawai genome has a segment encoding these proteins:
- a CDS encoding tetratricopeptide repeat protein: MSKTKLITVTTFLFLIFSSSYGQDRTIDSLKKVLQNSRIHDTTKLMGIATIMDQIPANDKRVQILNEMMGKLASKNLKSTNSQDLHVKYTKYQAAYYSNLAGQCTLKRDVVGAVSNMDKSMSLFKSVGAYDEMNYLMVNKGIFYSHINDKERAVQCLFTALRYFEKNPEENSDGISYVNNTLATLYGDQKMYDKAIAYSKKTIDYFNSKKKLAGEDEYRLSEALVNCGTFYLSSKRYEEALSYFNKALSYFRKVKNEAFTGICLGKIAQVKMAEGKYEEAEFFLKEALKNNDDELSKANTYINLGDLYYRKKELNKSESFLSEGFHISKKIKNLQLQENASDLLLKVLKENNNFKKALEIYEFQAKLNDSSNMEASKNALAQQQLKYNFEKKQLNAEKKAAVKNNWLIALSGVLLLVVLGGYFYYRNNKQKQKITVLEKDRIKQKLLLSQMNPHFIFNSIDNIQSLIMNGKETVAISYLNSFSKLTRQILENSNENYISLKE, encoded by the coding sequence ATGTCTAAAACTAAACTAATAACGGTAACCACATTTCTATTTTTAATTTTTTCAAGCTCTTATGGTCAGGATAGAACTATTGATTCTTTGAAGAAGGTTTTGCAGAATTCGAGAATTCATGATACAACCAAGCTGATGGGGATTGCTACTATCATGGACCAAATACCGGCTAATGATAAAAGAGTACAGATCTTGAATGAGATGATGGGAAAATTGGCTTCGAAAAATTTAAAAAGTACAAACTCGCAGGATTTACATGTAAAATACACCAAATATCAGGCTGCTTATTATTCCAATCTAGCAGGACAATGTACCTTAAAAAGAGATGTAGTAGGAGCTGTGTCTAATATGGATAAAAGTATGTCATTGTTTAAATCCGTAGGAGCCTATGACGAAATGAATTATCTGATGGTGAATAAAGGGATCTTTTATTCTCATATTAATGATAAGGAAAGAGCTGTACAGTGTTTGTTTACCGCACTAAGGTATTTTGAGAAAAATCCGGAGGAAAATTCGGATGGAATTTCCTATGTAAATAATACATTGGCAACCCTGTATGGAGACCAGAAAATGTATGATAAAGCCATTGCTTACTCGAAAAAAACCATTGATTATTTTAATTCCAAGAAAAAGCTGGCTGGAGAAGATGAATACCGGTTGAGTGAAGCATTGGTCAACTGCGGGACCTTCTACCTATCTTCAAAGAGATATGAAGAAGCTCTCAGTTATTTTAATAAAGCACTTTCTTATTTCAGGAAGGTGAAAAATGAGGCTTTTACCGGGATATGTCTGGGCAAAATTGCACAGGTAAAAATGGCGGAAGGAAAATACGAGGAAGCCGAATTCTTTCTGAAAGAAGCTCTTAAAAATAATGATGACGAACTATCAAAAGCCAATACTTATATCAATTTAGGAGATTTATATTACCGGAAAAAAGAACTGAATAAATCAGAATCCTTTTTGTCAGAAGGCTTTCATATAAGTAAGAAAATCAAGAATTTACAGCTTCAGGAGAACGCTTCAGATTTGCTGCTGAAAGTACTCAAAGAAAATAATAACTTCAAGAAAGCGCTGGAAATATATGAATTTCAGGCTAAGTTAAATGATTCCAGTAATATGGAAGCTTCAAAAAATGCATTAGCACAACAACAACTCAAATATAATTTTGAAAAAAAACAATTAAATGCCGAAAAGAAAGCGGCAGTTAAAAACAACTGGCTGATTGCGCTTTCAGGAGTCTTACTATTAGTAGTATTGGGCGGATATTTTTACTACCGAAATAACAAACAGAAGCAAAAAATTACGGTTCTTGAAAAAGACAGAATAAAACAAAAACTTTTGCTATCTCAAATGAATCCACATTTTATTTTCAATTCGATAGATAACATTCAGAGCCTTATTATGAACGGGAAAGAAACTGTTGCGATATCCTATTTGAATAGTTTTTCAAAATTAACAAGGCAAATTCTGGAAAATTCTAATGAGAATTATATCTCGCTGAAAGAATAA
- a CDS encoding LytS family sensor histidine kinase, whose amino-acid sequence MVENYLSIQQLLYNNRFNYSINMVNISDTESYFIPPMLTQPFIENAIKHGIRNKDEKGVIEIVFSFDQEKLIFKIADNGLGFNDEKKQSGHKSMAMKITKERLLNYTQNKDFEVISENKVDAEGNIKGAKIIFEIPYIHEN is encoded by the coding sequence ATGGTTGAAAATTACTTATCCATACAGCAGCTTCTTTATAATAATAGGTTTAATTATAGCATCAATATGGTAAATATATCCGATACAGAATCCTATTTTATACCTCCAATGCTCACACAGCCGTTTATAGAAAATGCCATTAAACATGGAATTAGAAATAAAGATGAGAAGGGAGTAATTGAAATTGTTTTTTCTTTCGATCAGGAGAAATTAATTTTTAAAATAGCTGATAATGGGTTAGGGTTTAATGATGAGAAAAAACAGTCTGGGCATAAATCAATGGCTATGAAAATAACCAAAGAAAGATTACTGAACTATACCCAGAATAAAGATTTTGAAGTCATCTCAGAAAATAAAGTTGATGCAGAAGGAAACATAAAAGGAGCCAAGATTATATTTGAAATACCCTACATTCACGAAAACTAA
- a CDS encoding LytR/AlgR family response regulator transcription factor: protein MLRAIVIDDNQEIRKKNCTLIKANCPNITIIGQADSVESGIEIIRQLSPDIVFLDIEMPDGTGFDLLQKLSPITFKTIFITGYEDFAIKAFRFSAIDYLLKPLNAGELVEAVKKAEELLSKEIFDIKLNNLFANLERPKNLQNLILKTSDKIYSVNIQDIVNCESDKNYTTFYFINAPKLVVSTNLKEYESLLTPFNFFRTHQSHLINMAYFDHYIKTDGGNTVVMKNKVAIPLSVRKKEDFLLLLQNLQV, encoded by the coding sequence ATGTTAAGAGCCATTGTCATTGATGATAATCAGGAAATCAGAAAGAAAAACTGTACTTTAATTAAAGCCAATTGTCCTAATATTACAATAATCGGACAGGCAGATTCTGTAGAATCCGGAATTGAAATAATCAGACAGCTATCACCTGATATTGTTTTCCTGGATATTGAAATGCCAGACGGTACCGGTTTCGACTTGCTTCAAAAGCTAAGTCCCATTACCTTTAAAACAATCTTCATTACAGGGTATGAAGACTTTGCCATAAAAGCCTTCCGCTTTTCCGCTATTGACTATTTATTAAAGCCATTAAATGCCGGTGAATTGGTGGAAGCCGTAAAAAAAGCTGAAGAGCTATTGAGTAAAGAAATTTTTGATATAAAACTCAATAATTTATTTGCCAATCTTGAACGTCCGAAGAATCTTCAGAATTTAATTCTGAAAACTTCAGATAAGATCTATTCCGTTAATATCCAGGATATTGTCAACTGTGAGTCGGATAAAAACTATACTACTTTTTACTTTATTAATGCACCTAAACTGGTGGTTTCTACCAATTTAAAAGAATATGAAAGCCTATTGACACCCTTTAATTTCTTTAGAACGCACCAATCGCATTTAATCAATATGGCCTATTTTGATCACTATATAAAAACAGATGGCGGGAATACCGTTGTGATGAAAAACAAGGTGGCCATTCCGCTTTCGGTACGAAAAAAAGAAGACTTTCTTCTTTTGCTGCAAAACCTTCAGGTTTAA
- a CDS encoding DoxX family protein — translation MKKIISSFEKKSNNIYIICRILIGLFFFIAGFNKLFHPIFQGYMFNTISSIGFPFPQFTAHFTAFCECIFGLFLMLGFWTRISSVFLIIIILVALFTHDLNSIPRDLNPIKPETGMYEMDPFTWLSYFLYLPQTLYLMFLTLFLFQGCTGLGIDTLRKKIHNK, via the coding sequence ATGAAAAAAATAATATCAAGCTTCGAAAAAAAAAGCAACAACATTTACATTATATGCAGGATTTTAATAGGCCTGTTCTTCTTTATTGCAGGATTTAATAAATTGTTTCACCCTATATTTCAGGGGTATATGTTCAATACTATCAGCAGTATAGGATTTCCTTTCCCTCAGTTTACTGCCCATTTTACGGCTTTTTGTGAATGTATATTCGGTTTATTCTTAATGCTGGGTTTTTGGACACGAATAAGTTCTGTGTTTTTAATCATTATCATCCTGGTTGCTTTGTTTACCCACGATCTGAATTCAATTCCTAGGGATCTGAATCCTATTAAACCAGAAACAGGAATGTATGAAATGGACCCCTTTACATGGCTGAGTTACTTCCTTTATCTACCTCAGACATTATACCTGATGTTTTTGACTCTATTTCTGTTTCAAGGGTGTACAGGATTGGGGATTGACACTTTGAGGAAGAAAATTCATAACAAGTAA
- a CDS encoding bacteriocin-like protein yields the protein MKNLKRVSRENLKIVQGGYTPECVASMESFGCQLNPGPGLTYMSVPGCPSSVKRYCILF from the coding sequence ATGAAAAATCTAAAAAGAGTTTCAAGAGAAAACTTAAAAATTGTACAGGGAGGATATACACCAGAATGTGTAGCCAGTATGGAGTCTTTTGGATGTCAGTTAAATCCAGGGCCTGGTTTAACATATATGTCTGTTCCGGGCTGCCCCAGCTCCGTTAAAAGATATTGTATATTATTTTAA
- a CDS encoding helix-turn-helix domain-containing protein gives MSNSINFETVDDYNQFNQHETLHPLVSVIDFSKAHKRTGSKMYFNLYCIFLKDVKCGDLKYGRATYDYQEGTLVFVSPGQIVDVENKIDIYQPLGHGLVFHPDLIKGTSLAKSISEYGFFGYQTNEALHLSKKEQQMVLEMFADIQSELSRPVDKHSKKVITSNIELFLNHCDRFYDRQFITRENINKGTLEKFEELLNNYFSSEKPNTVGLPSVAYCADELHFSPNYFGDLIKKETGKTAQEYIQNKIIDVAKERVFNIDKSIAQIAYELGFKYPQHFIRLFKQRTGVTPNEYRSLN, from the coding sequence ATGAGCAATTCAATCAATTTTGAAACAGTCGATGATTATAATCAATTTAATCAACACGAGACACTTCATCCTTTGGTAAGTGTGATAGATTTTTCAAAAGCGCATAAAAGGACAGGGTCTAAAATGTACTTTAATCTGTACTGTATTTTTTTAAAAGATGTGAAATGCGGTGACCTCAAGTACGGTCGGGCAACTTATGATTACCAGGAAGGAACGTTGGTTTTTGTTTCTCCGGGACAAATTGTTGATGTAGAAAATAAAATTGACATCTATCAGCCTTTGGGACACGGATTAGTTTTTCATCCGGATTTAATCAAGGGAACTTCTTTAGCTAAAAGTATTTCTGAATACGGTTTCTTCGGATATCAAACCAATGAAGCATTACACCTCTCTAAAAAAGAGCAGCAAATGGTTTTGGAAATGTTCGCTGATATTCAATCTGAATTGAGCCGACCAGTAGATAAACACAGTAAAAAAGTCATCACATCAAATATTGAGCTTTTTCTTAATCATTGTGACCGCTTTTATGACAGGCAGTTTATTACGCGGGAAAATATAAATAAGGGTACTTTAGAAAAATTTGAAGAATTACTAAACAACTACTTTTCATCTGAGAAACCTAATACCGTAGGGCTTCCATCTGTGGCTTATTGTGCAGATGAATTACATTTTTCACCCAACTATTTTGGAGATCTGATTAAGAAAGAAACAGGAAAAACTGCGCAGGAATATATTCAGAATAAAATTATTGATGTTGCCAAGGAAAGAGTTTTCAACATTGATAAATCTATTGCTCAGATTGCTTATGAATTAGGATTCAAATATCCACAGCATTTTATCAGACTTTTCAAGCAGAGAACGGGTGTCACTCCTAATGAATATAGAAGTTTGAATTAA
- a CDS encoding aldo/keto reductase: protein MKKVILNNGVEMPVLGFGVFQVPDPAECEKAVIGAIATGYRLIDTAASYGNEQAVGNAIKNSGVARENLFITTKLWVQDAGYENTLKAFETSLNKLQLDYLDLYLIHQPYGDVFGSWKAMQELYEQGKVRAIGVSNFHPDRIADLIANSGFTPAINQIETHPFHQQTETQKFLIENNVQIESWGPFAEGKNDIFNNEVLKKIAAKYNKSVAQVILNWLTTRNVIVIPKSVRKERMAENFDIFDFELSSEDMDAIATLDTASSLFFDHRDPNMVKWLSERKLDL, encoded by the coding sequence ATGAAAAAAGTAATATTAAACAACGGCGTAGAAATGCCGGTTTTAGGATTTGGAGTATTTCAGGTACCGGATCCTGCAGAATGTGAAAAAGCTGTTATTGGTGCTATTGCCACTGGATATAGATTAATCGATACTGCCGCATCTTACGGAAATGAACAAGCTGTTGGTAATGCGATTAAAAACAGCGGCGTAGCAAGAGAAAATTTATTTATAACAACAAAGCTTTGGGTGCAGGATGCTGGATATGAAAATACATTAAAAGCTTTTGAAACATCATTGAACAAACTTCAGTTGGATTACCTGGATTTATACCTTATTCATCAGCCTTATGGAGATGTTTTCGGTTCTTGGAAAGCAATGCAGGAATTATATGAGCAAGGAAAAGTAAGAGCGATTGGAGTTTCCAATTTCCATCCGGACAGGATTGCAGATTTGATTGCTAATAGTGGATTTACACCAGCAATTAATCAGATTGAAACTCATCCTTTCCATCAACAAACAGAAACTCAAAAATTCTTAATTGAAAATAATGTACAGATAGAATCCTGGGGACCTTTTGCAGAAGGAAAGAATGATATTTTTAATAATGAGGTTTTAAAAAAAATCGCTGCAAAATATAACAAATCTGTAGCGCAAGTTATTTTGAACTGGTTGACCACAAGAAATGTTATCGTTATTCCGAAATCTGTAAGAAAAGAAAGAATGGCTGAAAATTTTGACATTTTCGATTTTGAATTGTCATCTGAAGATATGGATGCTATCGCAACATTAGATACCGCTTCAAGCTTATTTTTTGACCACAGAGACCCGAATATGGTCAAATGGCTGAGTGAAAGAAAATTGGATTTGTAA
- a CDS encoding aldo/keto reductase, translating to MNRRNILKTAGLAAVGSALLPFDSLLKAASLDNKLVENNKESGLLSGRRKLGKSLEVSAIGLGVQNMSRTYQTTIPNRKQMHNIIQKAFDNGVTLFDTAEAYGPFKCEKILGEATSSFRNKIVIETKFGWNIDQQTGARLPGLNSKPEHIKIVVEGMLKRLRTDRIDLLYQHRVDPEVPIEDVVGTIQDLIKQGKVLHYGLSEPGVETVRRAHKIHPVTAIQNEYSLLWRGPEQKILPLCEELGIGFVAWSPLGVGFTTGAIDANTKFAQGDIRGGETRFSPENISQNLAMVEVLKKWAEKKNVTLGQISLAWLLHQKPWIVPIPGTTQMAHMVENSFADNIKFTTNEFKELSNELNAIKIIGDRLPPFVQQFSDVEAPLKTK from the coding sequence ATGAATAGAAGAAATATTTTGAAAACAGCAGGACTTGCGGCAGTTGGAAGTGCATTATTACCATTTGATTCATTATTGAAAGCAGCATCACTTGATAATAAATTGGTTGAGAATAATAAAGAATCAGGTCTTTTATCGGGTCGCAGAAAATTAGGAAAGTCATTGGAAGTTTCTGCCATTGGTTTGGGCGTTCAGAATATGAGCAGAACATATCAAACGACGATTCCTAATCGTAAGCAAATGCACAATATCATTCAAAAAGCTTTTGATAATGGCGTGACTTTGTTTGATACAGCAGAGGCATATGGCCCATTTAAATGCGAAAAAATTTTAGGAGAAGCCACTTCTTCATTCCGAAATAAAATTGTGATTGAAACTAAATTTGGGTGGAATATCGACCAACAAACCGGAGCACGTTTACCGGGATTAAACAGCAAACCTGAACATATCAAAATCGTTGTTGAAGGAATGCTGAAACGACTTCGCACAGACCGAATTGATTTATTATATCAACACAGAGTTGACCCGGAAGTTCCAATCGAAGATGTTGTAGGAACGATACAGGATTTAATAAAGCAAGGAAAAGTTCTGCATTACGGATTGTCCGAACCCGGAGTTGAAACAGTAAGACGAGCTCATAAAATTCATCCTGTAACAGCCATTCAAAATGAATATTCCTTGTTATGGAGAGGTCCGGAGCAGAAAATTCTGCCACTTTGCGAAGAATTGGGTATCGGTTTTGTGGCTTGGAGTCCACTCGGGGTAGGTTTTACAACTGGAGCAATCGATGCTAATACAAAATTTGCTCAAGGCGATATCCGTGGCGGAGAAACCCGTTTTTCTCCTGAAAATATTAGCCAAAATTTAGCAATGGTAGAGGTTCTGAAAAAATGGGCTGAAAAGAAAAATGTAACACTGGGGCAGATTTCGTTAGCTTGGCTATTACATCAAAAACCCTGGATTGTTCCCATTCCGGGAACTACACAAATGGCACATATGGTAGAAAACAGTTTTGCTGATAACATAAAATTCACAACAAATGAATTTAAGGAATTAAGCAATGAGTTAAATGCTATTAAAATTATCGGAGATAGATTGCCTCCTTTTGTACAGCAATTTTCCGATGTGGAAGCGCCTTTAAAAACAAAATAA
- a CDS encoding aldo/keto reductase, with product MEKRILGNNKLEVSALGLGCMGLSFGYGKVTEKQEAIQLIRSAFENGVTFFDTAECYGPFTNEALVGEALKPFRKDVVIATKFGFENGDSTKGLDSSPARIRKVVEDSLKRLQTDYIDLFYQHRVDPNVPIEDVAGTVKDLINEGKVKHFGLSEAGVETIRRAHAVQSVTALQSEYSLFYREPEKEIIPTLEELGIGFVPFSPLGKGFLTGAINEETKFEDSDFRNIVPRFSEENRKANQALVDLLKSIATEKEATPAEVALAWLLAQKSFIAPIPGTTKLHRLKENIGGADLKLTSQDLSEIEDALSVIKVVGERYPKHLKERVGK from the coding sequence ATGGAAAAAAGAATATTAGGAAATAACAAATTAGAAGTTTCCGCATTAGGATTAGGATGTATGGGATTAAGTTTTGGTTATGGAAAAGTAACCGAAAAACAGGAAGCCATTCAGTTAATAAGAAGCGCTTTTGAAAATGGCGTAACTTTTTTTGATACAGCTGAATGTTATGGCCCATTCACTAACGAAGCATTAGTTGGAGAAGCATTGAAACCTTTTAGAAAAGATGTTGTCATTGCTACCAAATTCGGATTTGAAAATGGAGATTCTACAAAGGGCTTAGACAGCAGCCCTGCAAGAATCAGAAAAGTGGTAGAAGATTCTTTGAAAAGATTGCAGACAGATTATATTGATTTGTTTTATCAGCATAGAGTTGACCCCAATGTTCCGATTGAAGACGTTGCGGGAACTGTTAAGGATTTAATTAATGAAGGTAAGGTTAAGCATTTTGGTCTTTCTGAAGCTGGCGTGGAAACGATTCGCAGAGCACACGCAGTACAGTCGGTAACTGCTTTGCAAAGTGAATATTCTTTGTTTTACCGTGAACCTGAAAAAGAAATCATTCCTACATTGGAAGAATTAGGAATTGGATTTGTACCGTTCAGTCCGTTAGGTAAAGGTTTTTTAACGGGAGCGATTAACGAAGAAACAAAATTTGAAGATTCTGATTTTAGAAATATTGTGCCTAGATTCTCTGAAGAAAACAGAAAGGCAAACCAGGCTTTAGTAGATTTATTAAAATCAATTGCAACGGAGAAAGAAGCTACTCCTGCTGAGGTTGCATTGGCTTGGCTTCTTGCTCAAAAGAGTTTTATTGCTCCAATTCCCGGCACTACCAAATTACATCGTTTAAAAGAAAATATTGGCGGCGCAGATTTAAAACTGACTTCTCAGGATTTATCTGAAATCGAAGATGCTCTTTCTGTAATTAAAGTTGTTGGAGAAAGATATCCCAAGCATTTAAAAGAAAGAGTTGGAAAATAA
- a CDS encoding alpha/beta hydrolase — protein MTDKTIKYLSLIILILVSNFFVKAQNKVAQKPITIASQGNFSAGGSVIKSEGVFDPLKPWNVSQGGQTRHGDHADVFYQISVKPKKLSMVFLHGYGQSRRSWQTTADGREGFANLFLRNGYSVYLVDQQGRGEAGQTTKPGQISGTPDDQTWFTQFRIGLYPKFNDGVQFPKDSISMDQFFRMMTPNTGNVDEATIVNAMSSVMDKSGNGILFTHSAGGSPGWKTAIKNEKIKAVVAYEPGGFTFPEGEEPEGNRGGKGVPMQDFMKLTKIPIVVYYGDYIPTEETNASSLNFWRNVLATARQWAKVVNSHGGDVTIVHLPELGIKGNTHFIMSDLNNVEVAELLSKWLKEKGLDK, from the coding sequence ATGACAGATAAAACAATAAAATATTTAAGCCTAATCATCTTAATTTTAGTCTCCAATTTTTTTGTTAAGGCACAAAATAAGGTGGCACAAAAACCAATTACTATTGCATCACAAGGCAATTTTTCAGCCGGTGGATCGGTTATCAAAAGTGAAGGCGTTTTCGATCCTTTAAAACCTTGGAATGTTTCCCAAGGTGGACAAACAAGACACGGAGACCACGCTGATGTTTTTTATCAAATTTCTGTAAAACCTAAAAAACTTTCGATGGTTTTCCTGCACGGTTACGGGCAGTCCAGACGAAGCTGGCAGACCACTGCGGATGGAAGAGAAGGATTTGCCAATCTATTTTTAAGAAACGGTTATAGTGTTTACCTTGTCGATCAGCAAGGTCGTGGAGAAGCTGGGCAGACTACAAAACCAGGACAAATTAGCGGGACGCCGGATGATCAGACTTGGTTTACTCAATTTCGAATTGGTTTGTATCCCAAATTCAATGATGGCGTTCAGTTTCCAAAAGACAGCATTTCTATGGACCAATTTTTCCGGATGATGACGCCAAATACAGGAAATGTAGATGAAGCAACGATTGTTAATGCAATGTCTTCAGTTATGGATAAATCAGGAAACGGGATTCTTTTTACCCATTCGGCAGGAGGTTCACCTGGATGGAAAACAGCCATTAAGAATGAAAAAATTAAAGCTGTTGTTGCCTATGAACCCGGAGGATTTACTTTTCCGGAAGGAGAAGAGCCTGAAGGAAATCGAGGAGGAAAAGGTGTTCCGATGCAAGATTTTATGAAACTGACAAAAATCCCAATCGTAGTTTATTATGGAGATTATATTCCAACTGAAGAAACTAATGCATCATCTCTAAATTTTTGGAGAAATGTTTTAGCAACAGCAAGACAATGGGCAAAAGTTGTCAATAGTCACGGTGGTGATGTTACTATTGTCCATCTTCCGGAATTGGGAATCAAAGGAAATACTCATTTTATAATGTCAGATCTGAATAATGTAGAAGTCGCAGAATTATTATCAAAATGGTTGAAAGAGAAAGGTTTGGATAAGTAA
- a CDS encoding flavodoxin has product MKKLKNYSVWFCAVLLLLSSCSKAQKSMSEKKEMPKDKNVLIVYLSRTKNTKTIADIIHQNVGGTLVELELQNPYPEDYKEIVDQVANENETDFLPPLKTKIEDIEKYEVIFLGFPTWGMQLPPPMKSFLSQNNFKGKTIIPFNTNAGYGIGSSFETVKKLAPDSKILEGFTIKGGIERDGILFVMEGKKKVEAEKKVKEWLTKIGMTK; this is encoded by the coding sequence ATGAAAAAGTTGAAAAATTATAGTGTATGGTTTTGTGCAGTACTTCTGTTATTATCATCTTGCTCAAAAGCTCAGAAATCAATGTCTGAAAAAAAAGAAATGCCGAAAGACAAAAATGTGTTGATTGTCTATTTATCAAGAACAAAAAATACAAAAACAATTGCAGACATCATTCATCAAAATGTCGGTGGAACCTTAGTTGAGCTGGAATTACAGAATCCTTATCCCGAAGATTACAAAGAAATTGTAGATCAGGTCGCCAATGAAAACGAAACGGATTTTCTGCCTCCGCTTAAAACCAAAATTGAAGATATTGAAAAATATGAAGTGATCTTCTTGGGATTTCCAACCTGGGGAATGCAGTTGCCACCTCCTATGAAAAGTTTTTTGAGCCAGAACAATTTTAAAGGGAAAACAATTATCCCATTCAATACCAATGCAGGTTACGGAATCGGAAGCAGTTTTGAAACCGTGAAAAAATTAGCTCCAGATAGTAAAATATTAGAAGGATTTACCATAAAAGGAGGAATTGAACGTGATGGAATTTTATTCGTAATGGAAGGAAAGAAGAAAGTTGAAGCGGAAAAGAAAGTGAAAGAATGGCTGACTAAAATCGGAATGACTAAATAG
- a CDS encoding carboxymuconolactone decarboxylase family protein, producing the protein MKQLKYFILIIQIISVSLFPTDMKAQQLTTQSNNLSGKDKSTIAISSFTAQGKLEELRASLNNGLDAGLTINEIKEILVHTYAYCGFPRSIRGLQTFMEVLDERKSKGINDTIGKEASTIENDKSKYERGKEILGQLTQTPQSDKLSGYSAFAPIMDTFLKEHLFADIFERDVLTYAQRELVTISVISAIGDAEPMLQSHLGISLNVGWTPQQLNEFVTVVSSTINKEKSNAAKMILNQVLKNRSK; encoded by the coding sequence ATGAAGCAATTGAAATATTTCATTCTAATCATTCAAATAATAAGTGTATCACTTTTTCCAACTGATATGAAAGCACAACAATTGACAACACAAAGCAATAATCTAAGTGGAAAAGATAAAAGTACCATTGCCATTTCTTCATTTACGGCACAAGGTAAATTAGAGGAATTAAGAGCAAGTTTAAATAATGGTCTGGATGCAGGATTAACAATCAATGAAATAAAAGAAATTTTGGTACATACTTATGCTTATTGTGGTTTTCCGAGAAGCATAAGAGGTTTACAGACTTTTATGGAAGTTCTTGATGAAAGAAAATCCAAAGGAATAAACGATACTATAGGAAAAGAAGCGTCAACTATAGAAAATGATAAAAGTAAATATGAGCGGGGAAAAGAAATTTTGGGGCAACTAACACAAACACCGCAATCCGACAAACTTTCGGGTTATTCAGCCTTTGCACCGATAATGGATACATTTCTAAAGGAACATCTGTTTGCTGATATTTTTGAAAGAGATGTCTTGACCTATGCTCAAAGAGAATTGGTGACGATTTCCGTAATCAGTGCAATTGGTGATGCCGAGCCAATGCTGCAATCTCATTTAGGTATTTCGTTAAACGTTGGATGGACACCACAGCAGTTGAATGAATTTGTTACTGTTGTCAGTTCTACTATTAATAAAGAAAAATCAAATGCAGCAAAAATGATTTTGAATCAGGTTTTAAAAAACAGATCTAAATAA